TTCGGCCTCCAGCACTGCGCCCACCGGCTCGCCATCGCGGCGGGCGCGGTACACCGTGTAGCTGTGGCGGCCCAGGCGGCGGTCAGTGACCCGGAGGCGGTCTTCGAGCAGATTGTTGTCGGCCAGTCCGGCGGGCATCACCTCGGCCAGTGAGTGTTGCAGGGCCATTTCACGGTTGCAGGCGACGCGTTCGCGGGTCTGGTCGTTGGTCCAGGCCAGCAGGGCCGCCGTGGCCATGGCAAACAGGCCGAGGATCACGGCATTGCGGCTGATGGCTTTGCCCATGGGTGCTGGTTGCATCAGCCGGTCCCCCGCTTCGGTTTGTCATGGCCGTAAGTGCGCGGCTGGGTGTAGTAGTCGATGGTCGGCGCCGCCAGATTGAGCAGCAGTACGGCGAAGGCCACCGCATCCGGGTAGCCGCCGAGGCTGCGGATCACCCAGATCAGCACGCCGATCAGGGCGGCGTAGATCAGTCGGCCCCAGCGGCTGGTCGCGGCGGATACCGGGTCGGTGGCAATGAAGAAGGCCCCGAACATGGCGGCGCCGCTGAACAGGTGGAACAGCGGGCTGGCGAAGCGCACCGGGTCATACAGCCAGAAGGGCAGGGCGCAGAGGCCCAGCCCGGCCAGGAAAGCCACGGGAATATGCCAGGTGATGATGCGCCGCCCGAGCAGGTAAAGACCGCCAGCCAGGAACGCCACATTGACCCATTCCCAGCCCAGGCCGGCAAAGTGGCCTTGCAGGATCGGTTCCGCCGCCAGGGCGCTGGCGTCACCGGCCCAGGTGCGGAAGCTGTCCAGCGGCGTGGCCCCGGTCAGTGCATCGGCGCCCGGGTGGCGGTCCAGGAACAGCTGCCAGGACGTGGCCAGATCGGGGGCGGCGCCGGGGGCCAGCCAGCGGGTCATTTCCACCGGGAAGGAGATCAGCAGCAGCACATAGCCGACCATGGCCGGGTTGAACGGGTTCATGCCCAGGCCGCCGTACAACTGCTTGGCGATGATGATGGCGCTGCCGACGCCGATCAGCGTCAGCCACCAGGGGGCGGTGGGTGGGATCGCCAGCGCCAGCAGCACGGCGGTGACCAGTGCGCTGTTGTCGCGCAGATACAGCCCCACCGGCTTGCCGCGCGCTTTCAGTACGGCGGCTTCCGCGGCCAGAGCGATCAGCATGGCCCAGAGGACATTGATGACCGTGCCCCAGCCGAACAGCCAGGTGAGCACCGCCAGGCCGGGCAGGGTGGCCAGCATGACCTGGCGCATCAGGGCGCCGGTGCGCTGGCTGCTGGTGGCATGGGGTGAGGTGACGTGCAGCAAGGCCATCAGGCGTCGTCTCCATCGCTCAGGCCCTGGTCGGCCACCGCCTGCTTCAGGGTGCGGGCCGTTTCCAGCGCCTCGTGTTCGGCGGCGGCCAGTTCCTCTTGCAGTACATTGATGCGCTCTTCGTCACCGGCCTCGCGGGCGGTGGCCAGGGCGGCGGTTTTCTCGCGCACCGTGCTTTCCGCGCGCGCGGCCCGCAGCTTCAGCGTCTTGAGATCGCTGCCGGTGCTGGCTTTCATGTCAGCCTTGGCGGCTTCCACCAGTTCATTGAGCTGGGTTTTCGCCAGATCCGCTTTTTTCTTCAGCTTGTCCACGCGGGCGCGATGCGTGTCGATATCCGGCAAGCCGTCACGCTCGGCGCGCTCCAGTGCGGCGCCCGCTTCTTTCCATTGCTTGTGGGCCATGTTGAAGGCGGTCTTCAGTGCCTTCATGCGTTGCGCACGCTTGGCCCGTTCGGCCTCGGCGCGGGCGTCATCGTCGGCGCTGACCTGCGCGGTCGGGCTTTCCGGCGCTGTGCTCAGGGCCACCGCCGGGGATGCCGCCGGCGCCGGGCGGGTTTCGGGGGGCGTAGCCCGTGCGGCCGGGGCGGGTGCATTGGTCTTGGCGTCGCGCAGGGCAATCTTGAGTTCATCGGCGCGGGCCTTGAGCTGGTCGGCCTCGGCGCGCAGGTCGGCGGCGTTGTCCGCGCCTTGCTCTTCGGCCTCCTTCGCGGCCTTGACGGCGGCCTTGTAGGCCGATGACGCCTCGCCCACGGCTTTCTTCAGATCGGCCACCGGATCCGCGGCGGCCGGAGTGGCCTCGGCGCCGCTGGCCTTGCCATCGCGGACCGCCGCCTTGGCGGCATCGGCGGCAGCCTTGAGGCGATCAACGTCGGCGCGCAGGGTGTCCACGTCGTCACGCTCGGCCGCTTCCGCTTCGCGCAGGGCTTTTACGGCGCTCTTGTAGGCCGACGAGGCGGCCAGGGAGGCCTGCTTCAGGGCGGCCATGTCTACAGCGGGCGCGGCGGCGTTGCCCGGTGCGCTCTTCTGGCGATTGGCTTCCAGGCGGGCCTGGCGCTTGGCGTCCTTCTCTGCCTTCTCGCGTTCCATGCGTGCTGTGCGTGCCTCGAAGCGCTCCCGTGCGCGGTCGGCTTTCTGATGTTCTGCCGCCTGCTGGCGGATGGCGCCCTTGGCATAGCGGTAATACTGGACCAGCGGAATATGGCTGGGGCACACATAGGCGCAGGCGCCGCACTCGATGCAGTCCATCAGGTTGTAGTGCTGGGCACGGTCGAATTCGC
This region of Isoalcanivorax indicus genomic DNA includes:
- the rsxD gene encoding electron transport complex subunit RsxD, with the translated sequence MALLHVTSPHATSSQRTGALMRQVMLATLPGLAVLTWLFGWGTVINVLWAMLIALAAEAAVLKARGKPVGLYLRDNSALVTAVLLALAIPPTAPWWLTLIGVGSAIIIAKQLYGGLGMNPFNPAMVGYVLLLISFPVEMTRWLAPGAAPDLATSWQLFLDRHPGADALTGATPLDSFRTWAGDASALAAEPILQGHFAGLGWEWVNVAFLAGGLYLLGRRIITWHIPVAFLAGLGLCALPFWLYDPVRFASPLFHLFSGAAMFGAFFIATDPVSAATSRWGRLIYAALIGVLIWVIRSLGGYPDAVAFAVLLLNLAAPTIDYYTQPRTYGHDKPKRGTG
- the rsxC gene encoding electron transport complex subunit RsxC, whose amino-acid sequence is MSLLSLFRPARTATPGDNKGRRLHDFHGGIHPPQRKTLSSETPIRPGPLPQTLILPLSMHLGAPAIPCVQVGDRVLKGQTLADPGGPVSAPVHAPTSGIIRAIEARPIQHPSGLDALCIVLDSDGEDRWTTLTPHPDYRDLPRAELVALIRDAGIAGLGGAGFPTAVKVNVRDSQRIEQLIINAVECEPYITADDRLMRERADGVIAGIQVLQHLVQPMETLVGIEDNKPEAIAAMRAAAAGTGIEIVTVPTKYPSGGEKQLIRVLTGKEVRSGGLPVDVGVVCHNTGTAWALHRLVSAGEPLISRVTTLTGTAFAEPGNVDVLIGTPVTDLLAFGGVALPHTGRLIMGGPMMGFSIDNPRAPVVKTTNCIIAAPFSELPEPEPEQPCIRCGACAEVCPADLLPQQLYWYSKASEFDRAQHYNLMDCIECGACAYVCPSHIPLVQYYRYAKGAIRQQAAEHQKADRARERFEARTARMEREKAEKDAKRQARLEANRQKSAPGNAAAPAVDMAALKQASLAASSAYKSAVKALREAEAAERDDVDTLRADVDRLKAAADAAKAAVRDGKASGAEATPAAADPVADLKKAVGEASSAYKAAVKAAKEAEEQGADNAADLRAEADQLKARADELKIALRDAKTNAPAPAARATPPETRPAPAASPAVALSTAPESPTAQVSADDDARAEAERAKRAQRMKALKTAFNMAHKQWKEAGAALERAERDGLPDIDTHRARVDKLKKKADLAKTQLNELVEAAKADMKASTGSDLKTLKLRAARAESTVREKTAALATAREAGDEERINVLQEELAAAEHEALETARTLKQAVADQGLSDGDDA